The genomic DNA CGGGTTTCTTTCAGAGGAGTATTCAGGAGGGCGAAGAGGAAACGGAGGTTGCGGGACGCTGCGCGCCGTCGGTGCGCATCAGCTGCAGCAACTCGACCACCTCGGCCCCGGCCCATGCGGGCTCGGGCTCCTTTCTTCGCAGGAGAAGATCGAGGAGATCGTTGTCCGACAGGTCCATCAAGGTCTCCATCGCTCCCGCCTG from Variovorax sp. V93 includes the following:
- a CDS encoding succinate dehydrogenase assembly factor 2 is translated as MQTAADPSELISERALSKLKWRCRRGLLENDLFIARFFERHESRMTNGQAGAMETLMDLSDNDLLDLLLRRKEPEPAWAGAEVVELLQLMRTDGAQRPATSVSSSPS